In Thermodesulfovibrio thiophilus DSM 17215, a single genomic region encodes these proteins:
- a CDS encoding D-alanyl-D-alanine carboxypeptidase family protein, with translation MQKLKGLVLNVKNFIFCISVLLTYTATAYCFDIDAPSAVAVDAQTGKILYGINPHTKLPPASTTKLVTVMIALDNLDLEQKVIISKKSAMTPGVTPRLIKGEAYKVRDLVYLALMRSVNAAAVALAEATAGSEANFVKLMNSKVQKIGAKDTRFVNSSGLPGRGQYTTVYDLTKIMSHALEYPLIKEAIHTRVYLIRSLNGKKHFIQNTNQLLWEEDNIIGGKTGYTRTARHCFVSAYKVRGRLVYTAILGDPNREKLWKDTQQLVVKAEDVLTGKEEPMVKLSEEKMSVPVSYKTNKNHIKKIRTDKNKKTTKTDKNKVKKTSKNKRVKNAKNNKSTI, from the coding sequence ATGCAAAAACTCAAAGGATTAGTATTGAATGTGAAAAATTTTATATTTTGCATTTCTGTTTTATTGACTTATACTGCAACAGCTTATTGTTTTGATATTGATGCTCCAAGTGCTGTTGCAGTTGATGCTCAGACAGGAAAGATTCTTTATGGCATAAATCCGCATACAAAGCTGCCCCCAGCAAGCACAACGAAGCTTGTTACAGTTATGATTGCTCTTGACAACCTTGATCTTGAACAGAAAGTAATCATATCAAAAAAGTCAGCAATGACTCCAGGGGTGACGCCAAGACTTATAAAAGGTGAGGCTTACAAAGTGCGAGATCTCGTTTATCTTGCATTGATGCGTTCTGTTAATGCCGCAGCAGTTGCGCTTGCTGAGGCTACAGCAGGAAGTGAGGCTAATTTCGTTAAACTCATGAATAGTAAGGTACAGAAAATTGGAGCAAAGGACACAAGGTTTGTAAATTCATCTGGACTGCCCGGTAGAGGTCAATATACAACAGTTTATGATCTGACAAAAATTATGTCTCATGCACTTGAATATCCATTAATAAAAGAAGCTATTCATACTCGTGTTTATTTGATCAGATCTTTAAATGGCAAAAAGCATTTTATACAGAATACAAATCAGCTTTTATGGGAGGAAGACAATATCATAGGTGGTAAAACAGGATATACAAGAACTGCGAGGCATTGTTTTGTGAGTGCTTATAAAGTGAGAGGAAGACTTGTTTATACAGCTATACTTGGAGATCCTAACAGGGAAAAACTCTGGAAAGATACGCAACAATTGGTTGTTAAGGCTGAGGATGTTTTGACAGGCAAAGAAGAACCCATGGTCAAACTTTCTGAAGAAAAAATGAGTGTTCCTGTATCTTATAAAACTAACAAAAACCATATTAAAAAAATCAGGACAGATAAAAATAAAAAAACAACAAAAACAGATAAAAATAAAGTGAAAAAAACATCAAAGAATAAGAGGGTAAAAAATGCAAAGAATAATAAATCAACTATCTGA